The following proteins are encoded in a genomic region of Magnolia sinica isolate HGM2019 chromosome 1, MsV1, whole genome shotgun sequence:
- the LOC131258095 gene encoding protein SAWADEE HOMEODOMAIN HOMOLOG 1 isoform X1, producing MARLRPRPKQPPLFSQSEIEQMEKLFPEVEEESLNQNFYQKLAEKLNLASGRAGKTAIQWKQVQSWFQRKQQQASATKVTSSPIVSKELAIHPDACVSNNAPESSSDMPKGEKGPDVSELEFEARSSKDGAWYDVATFLTHRILSSGEPEVRVRYVGFGAEEDEWVNIKKAVRERSLPLEPSECRKVNTGDLVLCFRERRDNARYFDAHVLEIQRRLHDIRGCRCLFLVRYDHDHTEEKVNLRRICRRPSY from the exons ATGGCTCGCCTTCGTCCCAGGCCAAAGCAGCCTCCCCTTTTCTCGCAGTCCGAG ATTGAGCAGATGGAAAAGTTGTTTCCAGAAGTAGAGGAAGAATCTTTGAATCAAAATTTCTACCAAAAGCTTGCAGAGAAACTCAA TCTTGCTTCAGGTCGGGCTGGAAAAACTGCTATACAGTGGAAACAG GTACAAAGCTGGTTCCAGAGAAAGCAGCAACAAGCCAGTGCAACCAAAGTTACTTCCTCACCCATTGTTTCAAAAGAATTGGCCATTCATCCAGATGCATGTGTTTCAAACAATGCACCTGAAAGTTCTTCTGACATGCCTAAAG GTGAGAAGGGCCCAGATGTATCAGAGTTAGAGTTTGAGGCTAGATCATCAAAAGATGGAGCATG GTATGATGTTGCAACATTTCTCACACACAGAATTCTTAGTTCTGGCGAACCT GAAGTGCGTGTAAGGTACGTCGGTTTTGGTGCCGAGGAGGATGAGTGGGTGAACATCAAAAAGGCTGTCAGGGAGCGCTCCCTTCCACTGGAGCCTTCTGAATGTCGGAAAGTTAACACAGGAGATCTTGTCCTTTGCTTCCGG GAGAGAAGGGATAATGCCCGCTATTTCGATGCCCATGTTTTGGAAATCCAAAGGAGACTGCACGACATAAGGGGTTGCAGGTGTCTCTTTCTGGTTCGCTATGACCATGATCATACTGAG GAGAAAGTCAATTTGAGAAGAATATGCCGTCGCCCATCATATTAA
- the LOC131258095 gene encoding protein SAWADEE HOMEODOMAIN HOMOLOG 1 isoform X2 has translation MEKLFPEVEEESLNQNFYQKLAEKLNLASGRAGKTAIQWKQVQSWFQRKQQQASATKVTSSPIVSKELAIHPDACVSNNAPESSSDMPKGEKGPDVSELEFEARSSKDGAWYDVATFLTHRILSSGEPEVRVRYVGFGAEEDEWVNIKKAVRERSLPLEPSECRKVNTGDLVLCFRERRDNARYFDAHVLEIQRRLHDIRGCRCLFLVRYDHDHTEEKVNLRRICRRPSY, from the exons ATGGAAAAGTTGTTTCCAGAAGTAGAGGAAGAATCTTTGAATCAAAATTTCTACCAAAAGCTTGCAGAGAAACTCAA TCTTGCTTCAGGTCGGGCTGGAAAAACTGCTATACAGTGGAAACAG GTACAAAGCTGGTTCCAGAGAAAGCAGCAACAAGCCAGTGCAACCAAAGTTACTTCCTCACCCATTGTTTCAAAAGAATTGGCCATTCATCCAGATGCATGTGTTTCAAACAATGCACCTGAAAGTTCTTCTGACATGCCTAAAG GTGAGAAGGGCCCAGATGTATCAGAGTTAGAGTTTGAGGCTAGATCATCAAAAGATGGAGCATG GTATGATGTTGCAACATTTCTCACACACAGAATTCTTAGTTCTGGCGAACCT GAAGTGCGTGTAAGGTACGTCGGTTTTGGTGCCGAGGAGGATGAGTGGGTGAACATCAAAAAGGCTGTCAGGGAGCGCTCCCTTCCACTGGAGCCTTCTGAATGTCGGAAAGTTAACACAGGAGATCTTGTCCTTTGCTTCCGG GAGAGAAGGGATAATGCCCGCTATTTCGATGCCCATGTTTTGGAAATCCAAAGGAGACTGCACGACATAAGGGGTTGCAGGTGTCTCTTTCTGGTTCGCTATGACCATGATCATACTGAG GAGAAAGTCAATTTGAGAAGAATATGCCGTCGCCCATCATATTAA